The following coding sequences are from one Mugil cephalus isolate CIBA_MC_2020 chromosome 9, CIBA_Mcephalus_1.1, whole genome shotgun sequence window:
- the LOC125013878 gene encoding LOW QUALITY PROTEIN: putative nuclease HARBI1 (The sequence of the model RefSeq protein was modified relative to this genomic sequence to represent the inferred CDS: substituted 1 base at 1 genomic stop codon), whose amino-acid sequence MACPFDNDPVDETFPDNYLFERYRSTSXSIIYIYNLIRSYICNITNRSHALTCQQILCVALCFFANGSFLYNVKATVCRAVRKVCLALKRLLHMFVVFPGHKPVRAIKEEFHRTAGFPSVIGCIDGTNILITAPSHNEADNVNRKSIHSINVQIICDSAYIISNVEAKWPGSVHDSRIYHESNLSNRLQHGEFDGLLLGDSGYPCHRRLLTSYP is encoded by the exons ATGGCGTGTCCTTTTGACAACGATCCTGTGGATGAAA catttccagacaATTATCTTTTTGAGCGGTACCGTTCCACATCATAGTCCATCATTTACATATACAACCTAATCCGTTCTTACATTTGCAACATTACCAACCGTAGTCATGCTCTCACATGCCAGCAGATATTGTGTGTTGCACTGTGTTTCTTTGCAAATGGAAGTTTTTTGTATAATGTCAAGGCCACAGTATGCAGGGCAGTCAGAAAAGTGTGCCTCGCCCTGAAACGGCTTTTACACATGTTTGTCGTTTTCCCTGGACATAAACCTGTCAGAGCCATCAAGGAGGAGTTCCACAGGACTGCAG GATTTCCCAGTGTGATTGGCTGCATAGATGGCACCAACATCCTCATCACGGCTCCCTCACATAATGAAGCTGATAATGTGAATAGGAAGTCCATTCACAGCATAAATGTGCAG ATCATATGTGATTCTGCATACATCATTTCGAATGTGGAGGCCAAGTGGCCTGGGTCTGTTCATGACTCAAGGATTTATCACGAGTCTAACCTAAGCAACAGACTGCAGCATG GAGAGTTTGATGGCCTTCTGCTGGGTGACAGCGGTTACCCATGCCATCGTAGGCTGCTGACCTCTTACCCTTGA